The region ACTAATGGCTAGTTTGAATAACGGCTAGTTTGAATAATAGTTAGTTCTAACAATTGTTAATTTGACTAACATAATAACGGCTAGTTTTAATAACAGTTGGTTCTAACAATTGTTAATTTGACTAATGGTTAGTTTGAATAACGGCTAGTTTGAATAATAGTTAGTTCTAGCAATTGTTAATTTGACTAACAGTTAGTTTGATTAAAAACTAGTTTTAACAATTGTTAATTTGATTAATGGTTAGTTTGAACAACAATTAGTTTCATAAACATGAAAttcttattaattaaagtaacaCTAATAGTCATTTTACATGATgtctcatttaaaaaaaaataaaaactaaacatTATCTTAACTAAAAtccatactttttttttaagtttattacaATAAATTTCATGAACTTCGAGTTGACTCTCACTCATTCCGGATGTATCTTTCATGATGACCTCCATTGCCTTGAACTCCATCTCGTCCTCTTTTAGTTGTGCCAGTTTTTCTAAAGCGGCTacttttttattcattatatcTTGCACAACAGTATTAATAAGAGGTGTTTCAACCGCCTTTGCCTTGCCCATTCTTTTTGCTGCCTTTTGTCCCATTGGACGCTCCATTGGTGATGTTGAGTCAATTTCATAACTTGTCTCTGTATTAGGAGATGATGAGTAGGCTCCACTAGTAGAGTTCTTTGTTCTTTTTGAAGAACATTCAATTGATGCTCCCATCCATTTAGGTTCACATTTTAGCAATCGCCATGCATATTCGTCATTAAATGGTCCACCTGTATCTTGAGAATAAAAAGCATGTGCAGCGATCATGATGTCCTTCTTCGA is a window of Cicer arietinum cultivar CDC Frontier isolate Library 1 unplaced genomic scaffold, Cicar.CDCFrontier_v2.0 Ca_scaffold_3925_v2.0, whole genome shotgun sequence DNA encoding:
- the LOC101493949 gene encoding uncharacterized protein — translated: MFYRPQINAQGEFTCFEPQIPIGPMPACQVPQFSTHVGFKNTIVKEGEEHPIIGVDQKADGFWLRIATNYNEYRGQLREKTLSQLKSRWHRINGFVQKFVGCYKQAVSGKKSGSSKKDIMIAAHAFYSQDTGGPFNDEYAWRLLKCEPKWMGASIECSSKRTKNSTSGAYSSSPNTETSYEIDSTSPMERPMGQKAAKRMGKAKAVETPLINTVVQDIMNKKVAALEKLAQLKEDEMEFKAMEVIMKDTSGMSESQLEVHEIYCNKLKKKVWILVKIMFSFYFFLNETSCKMTISVTLINKNFMFMKLIVVQTNH